The Mangrovimonas cancribranchiae nucleotide sequence TAAAACTGGGCGTTTTAAAACTAAAACACCGAAAACAATCGATTGGATTGAAGGTTCTTTTTTATTAACTAAAATAGATATTTGGAAGAAATTAAAAGGGCTAGACGAAAGGTTCTTTATGTACGCTGAGGATATTGACTATTGCAAAAGAGTAAATGATCTAGGTTATTTATTAAAATACATTCCTATAAGTGGTTATATTCACTATGGAGGATATGGGGACAGTAGGCAACATATGCTAAAAAAAAGCTTAAACCTTTATGTGGATATACATATAAATGGAATAAGTAAAATTTTATCTAAATTAGCATTAATTATTAATTTTAAGTTCAAAGATGCTAAAAGGTCTTTTAAAAAAAATTCTTGAGAAAAACGGTAAAAATTATACACCAGATCCTAATCTATCAGATAAATTTATTCTACAAGTGTTTAAATCACGTTTTATAATGCTTGTAAGAGGTCTTTACTTTTTTCAACGTAAGATTTTTATTGGTAAAGCTGTAAAAATAAAAAATAAAAGGAACTTTAAATTTGGGGCAAATTGTACACTAGAGAAATATGTTTCAATTGATTGCTATGCTAAAAATAGTGTTGTTTTCGGAGATACAGTTAAAATAGGAGCTTACTCTACAATAGGTGTTACTAGCCATATGTCCAAATATGGTTTAGGCTTGAAGATAGGTAACAATAGTGGTGTGGGTGAATATTCTTTTTTTGGTTGTTCAGGAGGTGTTGTAATTGGAAACGATGTTATTATGGGTCCTTATGTAAGTTTTCACTCAGAAAATCACAACTTTTCAGATAATTCTAAACTTATTCGAGAACAAGGTGTAACTTCTGAAGGGATTGTACTTGGTAATAACATTTGGGTAGGAGCAAAGTCTACTTTTTTAGATGGTTGTGAGATTGGCGACAATTGTGTTGTTGCTGCAGGCTCTGTTGTAAGAGGCTCTTTCCCAAAAAATGTAGTTATTGGTGGTGTTCCTGCTAAAGTTTTGAAATCAATATAATATGTGTTTATAGCCTATCTAGTCGTAGCCATAATTCTTTATTTGAGCCTTAATAGAAGTATTAAGCCACTCTTTTTCTTCATCATTCAAAACATTTTTCCAATTTCCTATTTTTCCTTTGTTAAACGTCGAGCTTTTTGAAGAGAAAATATTGTCACAAATGTTATTTAGTTCTTTATCTTCAATTTCAACTGAAATGAATTGAGATATTTTATTTACAGCCTCTATTTGTTTTTGTTTGTCCCCACCTCCATTAGGTCCAATAAGATGCTCGAATTTTACACACAAAACTTCTTGTTGATCCTTCCAAGTTTGAAACTTATTTAACACTTCAGGAAAAGGTTCTAATACGTCTTTATTTCCTTCAATCATTGCTTTTAGCTTATCTAACCTGGTATCATATTGCTTAATAAATTTGTGAGACTTTTGTGTCGTATCCATTTTTTCTATGTAGTTCAAATGAGATAAAAGTACATCTCTTGGGTCTCGTACAAGGTGAATTATTTTTACATCATTGTTGTTTGCTGTTTTTAATATAGAATCATGATATTGCATATGAGACAGCAAAAATTGTCCTTTTTTTAATGATGATATAGTTGGTAGTTTAGACTCTATTGGATTTTGTGTTTCTATTTTAAGTGTTCTTTTTCCACAATGCCTCATTAATGGTAATTGGAAAAACAAACTCTCTAGAAGGTGTGTTCCTGACTTAGGTAATGAATTTAATACAACTTTAGGTCCAATTTCTCTTCCTAATTTTTGAGATTTTTGTAATCCATGTAAAAAGATTTCCTTTTTCTTTAAAATATAATATTTATATTTTTGATATTTGTTGCTTGCCTTCATTACAATTATTTATTGACATTATTAAAATATACATTAATCCAAAAAACATAATTCCTCTTTGCCTCCATAATACAGACTCTGTAAAAAACAAAGCTATAGTAATAACGGTAAACGGAAAAACAAAATTAAAGTATGCGCTTTTTTTTACTAAAATTATCAAAACTAATGCAAACAAAATAAACCCTATTAAGCCTAATTCTGTTAAAACCTGTATATATTGATTGTGAAAATTATAAGATTGAAAAACTTCAGGTGTATTTAGGCGTTTATGTATTACTTCTATCTCTTTTTCTGAAGCATCAAGACCAACACCAAATACATATTCAAAAGGCTTATTAACAATTTCTTTGAACACTCTAATTTGAAGGAGCCTAGCTTCAAGCCCTGTATATACTCGTCCTTTTTTAAATGATTCATTTTTGAAAATCTCGATATACGAAGTATCAAACTCACTCGTAAATCTATTTTGAAGTGGCTTAACAAAAACAAGAGCGCTTAAAGTTAAAAGCACTACCACCAAGAAACTCAAAGCTTTTAAAAACTTACTTTTTATTCTAAAAAAAATAATTCCCAAACTGGTCAAAATAGTAGTGAAAAGTATCGTTTTTGAACTTAAAAAAACCAAGAAAATAAATAAAAAAGATACGATAGTAAGATCTTTAATGCCTTTTCTTAATGTATTTAATTTAAACAAAAAAAATGAAGAAATAATATATGAAACATAGATGGCGTTTAAATTTAAAGGAGATACCAAATCATGATAAAATAGGAAATTTCTATATTGGTATTTTTGGTACTTTAGTATGGCCATTAAGAACAGTATAACTCCTAAAACACATAATAAAACAGCATATTTTTTAAGCATTAATCGAAATTTTTGTTCTGATATCTCAGGTAAAAAAACACCAACAAGGGCAAACACAAATAAAGGAAGTTGCCTGCCAATACCATGCAATGTTGAGCTCAAATCTTGAGACCACAACAAAGAGATAAAAAAGAGAACAGAAAAAAACAACAAAGGTAAAGCTAGCTTATTAAGCTTAAACTTTTTTTCTTTTATAATCCAAACAAAAGAATATATGGCCCAAATAACAAAAGTTAGGCTACTAAAAAAATACCCAAATGGAATAGAAACAAGCAATAACAAACTCACTCCAAAAAACCCTGAATCCCAAGATTTAGTTATGTTGATCATTACGACACTGAATTAAATAGTCTAAATACTGCTCATTTATTATTGGCCAATTATATTTTTCTCTAATTTTAGAAATATTGTTCTCTATTTTAATTAGATTATCTTGTTTGTTAATTGATATCATTAAATTTGATACCTCATCTACAGATTTAAAATAGAATGCGTCTTCTTCTAAAATAGCTTTGTTGAATACATTTTTATGTGCAGCAATTAAAGCTCTAGAACCCATAGCCTCTAATAAAGATGGGTTTGTCCCTCCAACTGAATGGCCATGAAAATACAACTGACAGTAACACCTTAAATGATTTAAAAAATTTAAATCATATACAGCTCCTATAAAACGAATGTTTTTGTTTTTAGAAAACTTCTCTTTTAAATATCTTCCAAAAATAGTTGTTTCGGCATTACCTACTACACAAAAGGTTTTTTTAGAATTGCTTTTCACAAAACCATCCAATATCATTTCTATATTGTTTTCAGGTTCCATTCTTGCTATTAACACAAAATATTCATTAGGAATCAAATCATAATTAGCAATAATTTTTTCATTTGAAGGCGAAAAGATACTAGAACCGTAGGCTATAAATTTAGATGTTACATCATACTTTGTCTTTATATAATCTTGAATTCCTATTGAGTCTGAAATTAAATAGTCACTTGTTTTAATAGCCCATTTTTCAGCATACATTAAAAACTTTTGAACTTTTTTAGAATATTTGCTTCTTTTCCATTCCAAACCATCCATATTTGTAACTATTGTTGCTTTTTTAGGAAGAAACCTTCCCCAAACCGAACTACTCGTATACCCTAATTGCAATATAATGTCAAAGTTTCTTTTTCTTGCATCTTTTATGCAGTTTAAGTCATAAATAAACTGTCCTACTGTTCCTATTTTGTTTTCTGGATCATAACAATGAATTAAGGTAACGTCCTTATATTTTTTTTCTTGATACGGATGGTTATGAGAGTTATATACAAATACATCATGGCCTTCTGTTTGAGCATGAACAGCAAAAAACTCCGCAAACTGTTCAAAGCCACCATGATGATTAGGTATCCCTCTTGTCCCTAAAATCCCTATTTTCATATATGCTTATTCTTTAAAAGTAAACTTTCCTTTTTAATCTTTAACCCAAGCATTAAACCTAATAAAATGGCTAAGGTATAACCCATATTATAAATTCCTGTTATTACTAACGTAGAAAAAGTAAGATACATACCCAATCCTGAAATTATCCTATTAAACATTATACTCTCATAAGCAGGTGTGCTTTTATAAATACCTGCATATAATGAATGTAACCAGAACAACAAAAATAAAAGACCTAATACACCTGATTTAAAAATCACATATACATAGCCATTATGGATATGAGGAATAAATTGTAAATCCGATTCTCCTAATGGAGCTTCAAACCCTAAATCTACTAATCCTCCTAGACCCATTCCGGAAATGTAAGGTAACAGGCTACCTTCGTTGCCCATCGTATCAAATGCTTTTTTGGCTTCGTAAGCCCTCCAACCATCCCAAAGCTGGCTGTGGTCAGAAGTATCTATTTCAGAATCAAAAATCTCTGAAGGAGCCATTTGTAGTTTATAAAAAAAAGATTCGATTCCTGTTGCTTGTCGATCAATATCCATAAACTGTAGGGACACCATAAATGTCACAAAAAATGCAAACACTCCGATTAAGTAAATGACTTGTTTTTTATTTATTTGAGTAAATCCATAAAAAGATATTAAAAAGATAGCCAAAGCAATAAATGTAGTTCGAGATAAGTATAGTGTGATTGAAATAAAAACAACAACAATAAACCACCTTTTAAATCTTTTAGAAAACAAATCAAACTCTTTCTTTCTCAGAAAAACTACAAAAAAACTAAAAATAAAAGCCTCAAAATCACTACCCTTCCCTCCAATATATCTAATTAAAGCTGTATCCCATTCTCCTTTTAAAAATATTATGATAGTTAAGATATGAATAATGGATGTAATAAAACAAATAAGCACTAAGGCTTTTAAAATAAATCTTTTATTATTGAACATTTGCACAAAATAACACCCAAAACAAATAGCTATTATTGGCTTTGTTAAATATAAGGTGTCTTTTATAATATCATAAAATTGAGGATTGTAAAACACTGAGCTAAATAAAGCTATAATAAAAATAGCTATCAGTGGTAATATCATATTTAAAAAGTCAGTATATACCTTAAATCTTTTTAAAAAAAAGTAGGCGCTAAAAAAAAATAAGACTATAAATTTTAATTCAACTCCTGTTTTTGAATTAAAAAAATACAGTAATAAAAAAAACATTACTGCTAAAAGTTTATCTTTTGATATTTTAATACTCGTTATTCTTTCCAAATTGATAAGTTTAATTCAAGCTTTTTTTCTAGCATTTCAACTTCTTCAATATAGTACTTTGAAAAAAATTCTTTCTTACTTTCTAAAGATAATCTATCTTTTTTTCCCTCTTTTAGGTTAAGTGACTCTAAAGATTGCATAATTTTTCTTTTAAAATCTCTAGATTTTATAAACTTTCCTATTAATTTCTTGAGGACATTATCTTTATATATAAACTTTTGTATTTTTTTAAATCTAGGAGATGATGCAGGGTTACTTATTCTACTAGTATCATAAGAATACTCTGGAAGCCCTATAAAGTCAGAAATCTCGTTAATACTTTTCTCTGTATTCTTGATAAAGTCTTCAAAAAGTACTATTTTAATATTATCAATACCGAAATATTTTTCAAAAGCTAATATTTGATTTAAATAATAACCCCTAGAAAGATAACTATAATGCATCGCATCTGAATCGGTTTTTATACGATCTTTTTCTAAACTTAAGGCTTTTTCAAAAGTTAAGCTTTCTAATCCTCTTCTTTTAGTCATAAGATAATGAGAGTATGCTCTATCTATAGGGTTTCTAATTATAAATAGAATTTTAGTCTGACCAAAAGTCTCATATATACGCTTAGCAGAGTCTTTGAAGTAAGAATACTCTGGGTCAACCTCTCCAATGAACTTTGATTCGTCTCTTTCTTTAAAATAGTTATTAATATAATAGTCTTTACCTTTAGCATAAAGACTTTCATTTGAAAAAAAATGAGTTTCTTTTTTACTTGGTAAACATAAGTCTGGATGCTGGCTTAATATGTCATGAAGCGTTGTAGTCCCTCCTTTTTGTGTGCCTATACAGAAAAAATCAATTTTATTCATTAGTATTTAAATTTAAAAAAACTAAAAAAACCTAGTGTTTTTTTAATATAAATAATACATAAAGTGTTTAATAAAACATTAGATATTAAACTAGCTATCGCAGCGCCTTTAATGCCTAAGCTTTTTATTAAATAAAAATTTAATATAACATTTATAAATGCACTAATTAATGTAAAGTTTCTAAACTGTTTTTGATTATTTGTCATATTCAACACTTGACCAACACTTCCAGACATTGCATTAAAAAGCATTCCCAATGAAATGATAACTAATGTTTGGCCCCCTACTACAAACTCATCTCCAAAAAGCAGTAAGATTTTTGTTCTAAACAAAATTAAAATCATTACCAATGGAAACGCTACCCATGTAATTAATTTTGTTGCTTTTTGAACTTCTCTTTTAATTCCTTCTATATTATTATCTGAAAATAATTTAGATATTTTTGGCGCAAGAACAGTGTTAACGGAAGCAATTATTATAAGAGCTAAAGACGCTAGTTTAAAAGCGACATTATAAACACCTAACTCACTCTTACTTACCATAGCGCCTAGCATAAAAGTATCTGTCCAATTTGAAATAAACAAAAAAGAAGCACTAATCATCATTGGCGTAGATAAACTTAGAATTGACTTATAACCTATACTCTTTTTTATATTTAATGGTATATTAAAAAAGGAAAATAGTAGAATTAACCCAAATATACCATAAGAGAATAAAAACCCTAATATTATATAATATCCGGGAAGTTGAAATTGATATGCAATTAATACACAAATTAAAATTAACAAGTTTGGAAATAAGAAGTAATAGTTTCCAAATTTTGTAAACTTTTCTTGTACTGTCAAAAAACTAGCTGTAGTTTTATGTAGAACAAACATAAAAAAGAAAATACTTATAAAAAGTAAATAGTTTGAAAATTTTTGATTATTAAAAACTTTTATGGCTATTAAATCTTTAAAAAAGTAAAGTAAAACACCAAAGACTAATGACGCTACAAAAGTTAAGATAATAGACTTCTTTAAAAAGTTAGACTGAAGTACTCCTTTAAAATAGTGATCATTAGTTGACCCTAACTTAACAATTGCTGTCTCCAAACCTAAGCCAAAAAACATTGCTCCAAAACTAATAAACATTTGCCCTAAAGATACCAAACCGTAGACTTCAGCTCCAAATAGATTTGTGGTTAGCATTATCCATAAAAAACTTAAAACTAAACCTAAGACTCTTCTTAAAAATACATTTCCAGAATTGACAAAAAGCTTTTCTAAATCAAATATCGTAAGAAGCTTATTAGCTTTGTTTTTTATTTTAGTTATCATAGTAACTATATGTTAACTCTAAAAAAAATACAGCTAGCTAAAAAAACATATTTCTTTAAAGGTTTAACTGTAAAGTATCTTCTTTTAGAAAAAATTAAGATCAATTTTATCCTCTAAAGTCTTTCTAGAAAAAAACATCGGTTTCTGCTTTTCGTTTTTAACTGCTTTAATAGAGTTATTCTCTTTATTATATGATGCTGCTTTATTATGTTTAAAAAACTGGTAGAACAAACTATCAGGTACATCTATTTTATTATCTCCATAGCTTAAAGATACTTTGTTTATTTTTAGGACTTGATCTCCATTCTCTCCAAACTTCACTAAAATTCTCGTTGGAAGGATTTCTTCTGGTAAATTGAAATTTATTGATTGATTACCATTTGAGCCTAAAACTTCTTTTTCTAACGACTGCTTTTTAGATATTTGTTGGGTTTCAGGAGTTAAGTAGTAAAAAACTATTTTGTCATCACTTTTAATTTCAGCATCTAACTTAAAAGAAAAAAAAGGTCTGTTTTTTTCTTTTGTAATCTCTTGAGAAGGACCTACATCTTCTTTATTCGACTCTTTCTTTTCTTTACAAGAAAAGATGACTAAAAATAGAGCTGTTACAATAGTAAATATTCTTTTATTCATAATTCATTTATTAGATTAAACTATCATCCCTGCAGCAACGGTCTCATTTGTTGCATCATCTACTAAAATAATACTTCCAGTCGTACGATTCTCTCTGTAAGCATCAATCATTAATGGTTTTGTGGTACGTATTTTAACTTTAGCAATATCATTCATTGCTAAATCAGTATCGTCACTATTACGCTCTAAAGTATTGATATCGTATTTGTAAACGACTTCTTTAATCATAGCTTTTTGATCGTTAGACGTGTGTTTAATGGTGTATTTTGCTCTAGGTTTAGCTGCACTATTATTTAACCAACATAACATCACCTCTATGTCTTGAGATGGCTCTGGTTTATTATTAGAACGTACAATCATATCACCACGACTTATGTCTATATCATCTTCTAAAGTAATGGAAACAGACATTGGTGCGTAAGCTTCTTCTAATTCTTTATCATGAAGGTTGATACTTTTTACTTTTGAAGTAAACCCAGAAGGCATTACTGTAACCTCATCACCTGTTCTTAAAATACCACTAGCTACACGCCCTGCATAACCTCTATAATCTATAAAACCGTCGCGTTGAGGTCTTATTACAGTTTGTACCGGAAAACGTGCATCTACTTTATTAATATCGCTACTAATATGCATTGTCTCTAAAGTATGTAACATCGGTGCACCTTGATACCAAGGCATGTTTTCAGATTTGTTTACCACATTATCGCCTAACAGTGCTGACATTGGTATAAAACGAACATCTTTTACAAGCATTTTTGAAGACACTTCTTCAAACTCTGACACAATATTATTAAATACTTCTTCAGAAAAATCAACTAAATCCATTTTGTTTACACAAACAATAATGTGTGGTATTTGCAATAACGACGCTATAAATGCATGACGTTTGGTTTGCTCAATTACGCCATGTCGTGCATCAATTAGAATGGTCGCTACGTTAGCTGTTGACGCTCCAGTAACCATATTACGCGTATATTGAATATGTCCTGGTGTATCAGCAATAATAAATTTACGCTTTGGCGTTGTAAAATATCTATAAGCAACATCAATGGTAATACCTTGCTCGCGTTCGTCTCTTAAGCCGTCTGTAAATAATGCTAAATCGACACCTTCGTGACCTTTTTTCTTACTTGTGTTTTCAATAGCTTCTAGTTGGTCTTCAAAAATAGATTTAGAATCGTATAGCAAACGCCCTATTAATGTACTTTTTCCATCATCTACACTTCCTGCAGTTGTAAAACGTAATAATTGATTGTTGTCTAACATGTTATTCTTTATATGAGCTGCCAAATTGTATTCGGCATGACAGTTAATTTTTTATTTAATTTGATTAAAAATATCCTTGACGCTTACGGTCTTCCATAGCAGATTCTGATCGCTTATCGTCACTTCTGTTTCCGCGCTCGGTATTTCGCATACCAGCAACCTCAGCAGCAATCTTCTCTAATGTGTCTGCATTAGACTCTACGCCTCCTGTAATCGTAATATCTCCTAACGTTCTAAAGCGTATCTTTTTTGTAACGATTTCTTCGTGATCTTCTAATACTAAAAACTCAGAATTTGGAATCCAAGAGTCTTGTCTCCAAACTACTTCACGTTCGTGAGCAAAGTATAACGATGGGATAGCGATATTCTCACGTTTAATATAATTCCACACATCCATTTCTGTCCAGTTACTTATTGGGAATGCTCTAAAGTGTTCGCCTTCAAAATGCTTTCCATTAAAAATGTTCCACAGTTCTGGGCGTTGGTTTTTAGGATCCCATTGTCCAAAATCGTCTCTATGAGAAAAGAAACGCTCTTTAGCCCTTGCTTTTTCTTCGTCTCGACGTCCACCACCAATCGCACAATCTATTTTATTGGCCTCAATAGCATCAAGAAGTGTTGTAATTTGAAGGGCGTTACGCGTAGCATTTTTTCCTTTTTCTTCGGCAACACGACCTTCGTCTATAGATTCTTGCACAGAACCAACAATAAGCTGCGCGCCTAATTCTTTAATGATATTATCTCTAAATTCGATGGTTTCAGGAAAGTTATGACCTGTGTCCACGTGCATTAATGGAAATGGTATTTTAGCTGGATAAAAAGCTTTTTTAGCCAAATGTGTTACCAAAATGGAGTCTTTTCCTCCTGAAAATAAAATCACTGGGTTTTCAAATTGTGCCCAAACTTCACGTAAAACAAAAATTGCTTCACTCTCTAATTCATCTAAATAATTTAAATAGTACTTACTCATCGTTACTCGACAATTTTGGTGTTATATATTCTACGATTCGTTGCGCTGCCGCTTCTACCGATTCGTGTTCTGTTTGTATTTCTATATCCGGATTTTCGGGCGCTTCATAAGGCGCCGAAATTCCTGTCATGTTTTTAATTTCTCCTGCGCGTGCTTTTTTGTAAAGGCCTTTTACATCACGACGCTCACATTCTTCAACACTGGTGTTTATATAAACTTCAACAAAGTTAACATCTTTAACAATACTTCTAATGTTCTCACGGTCTTTTTTATACGGCGAGACAAAAGCAGCAAGGGTGACTAAGCCAGCATCTACCATTAAATTAGCTATTTCAGCAATTCTACGGATATTTTCGGTTCTATCTTCTGGAGCAAAGGTTAAGTCTTTATTAATTCCTTTTCTAATGTTATCGCCATCAAGTGTATATGTTTTTATG carries:
- a CDS encoding acyltransferase is translated as MLKGLLKKILEKNGKNYTPDPNLSDKFILQVFKSRFIMLVRGLYFFQRKIFIGKAVKIKNKRNFKFGANCTLEKYVSIDCYAKNSVVFGDTVKIGAYSTIGVTSHMSKYGLGLKIGNNSGVGEYSFFGCSGGVVIGNDVIMGPYVSFHSENHNFSDNSKLIREQGVTSEGIVLGNNIWVGAKSTFLDGCEIGDNCVVAAGSVVRGSFPKNVVIGGVPAKVLKSI
- the cysC gene encoding adenylyl-sulfate kinase; this encodes MKKNIIPHSYQISVNDRQKHNNHKSFLIWFTGLSGSGKSTIANVVEQKLHQKGIKTYTLDGDNIRKGINKDLTFAPEDRTENIRRIAEIANLMVDAGLVTLAAFVSPYKKDRENIRSIVKDVNFVEVYINTSVEECERRDVKGLYKKARAGEIKNMTGISAPYEAPENPDIEIQTEHESVEAAAQRIVEYITPKLSSNDE
- a CDS encoding flippase gives rise to the protein MITKIKNKANKLLTIFDLEKLFVNSGNVFLRRVLGLVLSFLWIMLTTNLFGAEVYGLVSLGQMFISFGAMFFGLGLETAIVKLGSTNDHYFKGVLQSNFLKKSIILTFVASLVFGVLLYFFKDLIAIKVFNNQKFSNYLLFISIFFFMFVLHKTTASFLTVQEKFTKFGNYYFLFPNLLILICVLIAYQFQLPGYYIILGFLFSYGIFGLILLFSFFNIPLNIKKSIGYKSILSLSTPMMISASFLFISNWTDTFMLGAMVSKSELGVYNVAFKLASLALIIIASVNTVLAPKISKLFSDNNIEGIKREVQKATKLITWVAFPLVMILILFRTKILLLFGDEFVVGGQTLVIISLGMLFNAMSGSVGQVLNMTNNQKQFRNFTLISAFINVILNFYLIKSLGIKGAAIASLISNVLLNTLCIIYIKKTLGFFSFFKFKY
- a CDS encoding O-antigen ligase family protein, with amino-acid sequence MERITSIKISKDKLLAVMFFLLLYFFNSKTGVELKFIVLFFFSAYFFLKRFKVYTDFLNMILPLIAIFIIALFSSVFYNPQFYDIIKDTLYLTKPIIAICFGCYFVQMFNNKRFILKALVLICFITSIIHILTIIIFLKGEWDTALIRYIGGKGSDFEAFIFSFFVVFLRKKEFDLFSKRFKRWFIVVVFISITLYLSRTTFIALAIFLISFYGFTQINKKQVIYLIGVFAFFVTFMVSLQFMDIDRQATGIESFFYKLQMAPSEIFDSEIDTSDHSQLWDGWRAYEAKKAFDTMGNEGSLLPYISGMGLGGLVDLGFEAPLGESDLQFIPHIHNGYVYVIFKSGVLGLLFLLFWLHSLYAGIYKSTPAYESIMFNRIISGLGMYLTFSTLVITGIYNMGYTLAILLGLMLGLKIKKESLLLKNKHI
- the cysN gene encoding sulfate adenylyltransferase subunit CysN is translated as MLDNNQLLRFTTAGSVDDGKSTLIGRLLYDSKSIFEDQLEAIENTSKKKGHEGVDLALFTDGLRDEREQGITIDVAYRYFTTPKRKFIIADTPGHIQYTRNMVTGASTANVATILIDARHGVIEQTKRHAFIASLLQIPHIIVCVNKMDLVDFSEEVFNNIVSEFEEVSSKMLVKDVRFIPMSALLGDNVVNKSENMPWYQGAPMLHTLETMHISSDINKVDARFPVQTVIRPQRDGFIDYRGYAGRVASGILRTGDEVTVMPSGFTSKVKSINLHDKELEEAYAPMSVSITLEDDIDISRGDMIVRSNNKPEPSQDIEVMLCWLNNSAAKPRAKYTIKHTSNDQKAMIKEVVYKYDINTLERNSDDTDLAMNDIAKVKIRTTKPLMIDAYRENRTTGSIILVDDATNETVAAGMIV
- a CDS encoding sulfotransferase domain-containing protein; this encodes MKASNKYQKYKYYILKKKEIFLHGLQKSQKLGREIGPKVVLNSLPKSGTHLLESLFFQLPLMRHCGKRTLKIETQNPIESKLPTISSLKKGQFLLSHMQYHDSILKTANNNDVKIIHLVRDPRDVLLSHLNYIEKMDTTQKSHKFIKQYDTRLDKLKAMIEGNKDVLEPFPEVLNKFQTWKDQQEVLCVKFEHLIGPNGGGDKQKQIEAVNKISQFISVEIEDKELNNICDNIFSSKSSTFNKGKIGNWKNVLNDEEKEWLNTSIKAQIKNYGYD
- a CDS encoding DUF1972 domain-containing protein, whose amino-acid sequence is MKIGILGTRGIPNHHGGFEQFAEFFAVHAQTEGHDVFVYNSHNHPYQEKKYKDVTLIHCYDPENKIGTVGQFIYDLNCIKDARKRNFDIILQLGYTSSSVWGRFLPKKATIVTNMDGLEWKRSKYSKKVQKFLMYAEKWAIKTSDYLISDSIGIQDYIKTKYDVTSKFIAYGSSIFSPSNEKIIANYDLIPNEYFVLIARMEPENNIEMILDGFVKSNSKKTFCVVGNAETTIFGRYLKEKFSKNKNIRFIGAVYDLNFLNHLRCYCQLYFHGHSVGGTNPSLLEAMGSRALIAAHKNVFNKAILEEDAFYFKSVDEVSNLMISINKQDNLIKIENNISKIREKYNWPIINEQYLDYLIQCRNDQHN
- a CDS encoding sulfotransferase; protein product: MNKIDFFCIGTQKGGTTTLHDILSQHPDLCLPSKKETHFFSNESLYAKGKDYYINNYFKERDESKFIGEVDPEYSYFKDSAKRIYETFGQTKILFIIRNPIDRAYSHYLMTKRRGLESLTFEKALSLEKDRIKTDSDAMHYSYLSRGYYLNQILAFEKYFGIDNIKIVLFEDFIKNTEKSINEISDFIGLPEYSYDTSRISNPASSPRFKKIQKFIYKDNVLKKLIGKFIKSRDFKRKIMQSLESLNLKEGKKDRLSLESKKEFFSKYYIEEVEMLEKKLELNLSIWKE
- the cysD gene encoding sulfate adenylyltransferase subunit CysD, whose translation is MSKYYLNYLDELESEAIFVLREVWAQFENPVILFSGGKDSILVTHLAKKAFYPAKIPFPLMHVDTGHNFPETIEFRDNIIKELGAQLIVGSVQESIDEGRVAEEKGKNATRNALQITTLLDAIEANKIDCAIGGGRRDEEKARAKERFFSHRDDFGQWDPKNQRPELWNIFNGKHFEGEHFRAFPISNWTEMDVWNYIKRENIAIPSLYFAHEREVVWRQDSWIPNSEFLVLEDHEEIVTKKIRFRTLGDITITGGVESNADTLEKIAAEVAGMRNTERGNRSDDKRSESAMEDRKRQGYF
- a CDS encoding O-antigen ligase family protein: MINITKSWDSGFFGVSLLLLVSIPFGYFFSSLTFVIWAIYSFVWIIKEKKFKLNKLALPLLFFSVLFFISLLWSQDLSSTLHGIGRQLPLFVFALVGVFLPEISEQKFRLMLKKYAVLLCVLGVILFLMAILKYQKYQYRNFLFYHDLVSPLNLNAIYVSYIISSFFLFKLNTLRKGIKDLTIVSFLFIFLVFLSSKTILFTTILTSLGIIFFRIKSKFLKALSFLVVVLLTLSALVFVKPLQNRFTSEFDTSYIEIFKNESFKKGRVYTGLEARLLQIRVFKEIVNKPFEYVFGVGLDASEKEIEVIHKRLNTPEVFQSYNFHNQYIQVLTELGLIGFILFALVLIILVKKSAYFNFVFPFTVITIALFFTESVLWRQRGIMFFGLMYILIMSINNCNEGKQQISKI